The Tenuifilum thalassicum genome includes the window CTACTTTAATCTTTCTGCAAAGATACTTGATATCCGACAAATATTGTATTAACGTAACACGTTATAAACCTAAATTATAGAAGAACTATAAATCCGTACTTATTGAAACGATTATATCATTTCTGTTCTGTTAGAATGAATCTATAAATCAACAATAAAAACATCTCCTTATAGAACCATAACAAAGAAAAAACGTATACTATTAAAGTGTATTTTGTATGTTTTTAACATTAAAAAACAACATTATCATTTTAATCTTTAGCTAAATTTTGGTATATTTAAGGTGTAAAAATTTTTAAAAAACCCTGTAATTATGACGAAGACAATCACATTTAATGAACTCAGGAGGGTTAAAGATAGCCTTCCTGATGGTAGCATGCAGGTAATTGCGGACAGGTTGAACGTTAATGTTGAAACTGTCCGCAATTATTTTGGTGGGACAAACTATAAGGAAGGTGGAGCCGTAGGGTTCCATTTGGAGCCAGGACCTGATGGTGGAATTGTTATACTTGATGATACTACTATTTTAGAAATCGCATATGAGATTATAGAGAAATCAAAAGAAATGGCCTAACAAATATCAATTTCTAACGTAAAAGCAGGAAATTATTCCTGCTTTTTTATTTTTTTGCATTTTAAACCTTATTAAACTCATGGAGGAATTACTAAACCAAATACATGCTGTTGAGCAAAAGCATATATCTAGAATTATTGATCACCTATCTAAGCTATATGAAAATGTGTCGCTTCCTTCGCACGATTTAAATCATCACATCCGTGTTTGGTTACATTGCAGAGGGCTACTAATAGAACTTCACAAGGCAGGGCTGGAAATCACTTCTCAAACAATTGAAAACTCCTTAATTTCTAGCCTATTTCATGATACTGGTTTAACACGTACCTTAGACGAAAAACACGGTGCTGAAGGCGCAAAGC containing:
- a CDS encoding DNA-binding protein, which encodes MTKTITFNELRRVKDSLPDGSMQVIADRLNVNVETVRNYFGGTNYKEGGAVGFHLEPGPDGGIVILDDTTILEIAYEIIEKSKEMA